A stretch of Gossypium hirsutum isolate 1008001.06 chromosome A06, Gossypium_hirsutum_v2.1, whole genome shotgun sequence DNA encodes these proteins:
- the LOC107962957 gene encoding LOW QUALITY PROTEIN: cytochrome c oxidase subunit 5b-2, mitochondrial (The sequence of the model RefSeq protein was modified relative to this genomic sequence to represent the inferred CDS: substituted 1 base at 1 genomic stop codon) — MWRRLVTSHFKTLATVPCRSTSKTPSLSPLSFKSHVSPLPSAYFLTRRFSTGSAGTAVKKRVEDVMPIATGHEREELQAELEGKKILEDVNNPVGPFGTKESPAVVKSYYNKRIVXCPGGEGEDEHDVVWFWLEKGKPHECPVCSQYFVLEVVGPGGPPDGHGDNDHY; from the exons ATGTGGAGAAGGCTAGTGACTTCACACTTCAAAACCCTAGCCACCGTTCCATGCCGATCCACTTCTAAGACGCCATCGCTGTCGCCGCTCAGTTTCAAGTCTCACGTTTCTCCATTACCTTCCGCTTATTTCCTTACTCGCCGCTTCTCTACTGGTTCAG CGGGTACTGCTGTGAAGAAGAGGGTTGAGGATGTAATGCCTATCGCCACTGGTCATGAGCGTGAGGAGCTTCAGGCTGAGCTTGAG GGaaagaaaatccttgaagatgTAAACAATCCAGTCGGTCCTTTTGGCACAAAG GAATCTCCTGCTGTCGTTAAGTCCTACTACAACAAGAGAATAGTTTGATGCCCAGGAGGTGAAGGTG AGGATGAACACGATGTTGTCTGGTTTTGGCTGGAAAAAGGCAAACCACATGAGTGCCCAGTTTGTTCACAGTATTTTGTG TTGGAAGTTGTGGGCCCTGGAGGTCCTCCAGATGGACATGGTGACAATGATCATTATTAA